In one window of Pseudomonas sp. IAC-BECa141 DNA:
- a CDS encoding polysaccharide deacetylase family protein: MADANNLWPAGKRCAVVLTVDYNDIHGILTQAPEVAGRDKTLSVWRYGTQRGVERLLSLFRELGVRSSWFVPGIVAEENPQHIVAIQADGHEIACAGYRHQDYDTLDLATQSAEVAKGCAALEALTGVHPSGFRIPAGNGAPGFIEALKDHGIHWSSSWRGDDLPFLHPTAPEVVELPLHYELEDEPYFAFNLSPAVPPAQSRIASYSHTLGNLQMDFAGFHRFGLCYVLRLHPEIIATPGRVGVLRELLQGIQQHDDVWIATGAEVAQWWAQTAAPVAQDHPASVYERHYRDYLV, encoded by the coding sequence ATGGCTGACGCGAATAATCTCTGGCCTGCCGGTAAACGCTGCGCAGTGGTGCTGACCGTCGATTACAACGATATCCACGGCATTCTCACCCAGGCCCCGGAAGTCGCCGGGCGCGACAAGACGCTGTCGGTGTGGCGCTACGGCACCCAACGCGGCGTCGAGCGTTTGCTCAGCCTTTTCAGGGAACTCGGGGTGCGCAGCAGCTGGTTCGTGCCCGGCATCGTCGCCGAGGAAAACCCGCAGCATATCGTCGCGATCCAGGCTGACGGCCATGAAATCGCCTGCGCCGGCTACCGCCATCAGGATTACGACACGCTGGATCTGGCGACACAAAGCGCAGAGGTCGCCAAGGGTTGTGCTGCGCTGGAAGCCTTGACCGGCGTGCATCCCAGCGGATTCCGGATCCCTGCGGGCAACGGCGCGCCGGGCTTCATCGAAGCCTTGAAAGATCACGGCATTCACTGGTCGTCATCATGGCGCGGCGATGACCTGCCGTTCCTTCATCCAACCGCGCCTGAAGTCGTCGAGTTGCCGTTGCATTACGAACTGGAAGACGAACCCTATTTCGCCTTCAACCTGAGCCCGGCCGTGCCGCCGGCGCAATCGCGGATCGCCTCCTACAGCCACACCCTGGGCAACCTGCAAATGGACTTCGCCGGATTTCACCGCTTCGGCCTGTGCTACGTGCTGCGCCTGCATCCGGAAATCATTGCCACGCCGGGGCGCGTCGGCGTGCTGCGCGAATTGCTGCAAGGCATTCAGCAGCATGACGACGTGTGGATCGCCACCGGCGCCGAAGTCGCGCAGTGGTGGGCGCAAACGGCGGCGCCGGTCGCGCAGGATCATCCGGCGTCGGTGTATGAACGCCATTATCGGGACTACCTCGTATGA
- the argH gene encoding argininosuccinate lyase, whose amino-acid sequence MSQTTDRLWGARFKSGPSAALAALSRCPERYFRLTPYDLAGSKAHAGELQRAGLLDEQETRTMIETLDGIGADFAAGRIAPTLDDEDVHTFIERLLTERLGALGGKLRAGRSRNDQTANDLRLFLRDHVRTLAVEVLALQTALVDQAEQHVESICPGFTHLQQAQPIVFAHHLLAHAQSMLRDVQRLVDWDARTSLSPLGAAAMAGSAIARQPQQSAKEMGYAGVCENSIDAVASRDHVAEFLFIASMLGINISRLAEEFCLWSSRQFRWVDLDDAYATGSSIMPQKKNPDIAELARGKAGRLIGNLTGLLSTLKSLPLSYNRDLSEDKNGVLDSVDTLLLVLPAMAGMVATMTVNVEELRRQAPLGFTLATEVADWLAVRGVPFKEAHEMTGALVQACEKHDLELWEASPALLAEIDPRLTADVRDSLTLEAAIAARSGWGGTAPQQVREQISRLKTALAAQQQWTENYQGFRL is encoded by the coding sequence ATGTCTCAAACCACCGACCGTCTCTGGGGCGCCCGTTTCAAAAGCGGCCCGTCCGCAGCCCTGGCGGCCCTGTCCCGTTGCCCCGAGCGCTATTTCCGCCTGACGCCGTACGATCTTGCCGGCTCCAAGGCGCACGCCGGGGAGCTGCAGCGTGCCGGCCTGCTGGACGAGCAGGAAACCCGCACGATGATCGAAACCCTGGACGGCATCGGTGCCGATTTCGCTGCCGGGCGCATCGCCCCGACGCTGGACGACGAAGACGTTCACACCTTCATCGAACGCCTGCTGACCGAGCGCCTCGGCGCACTGGGCGGCAAGCTGCGTGCCGGCCGCTCGCGCAACGACCAGACCGCCAACGATCTGCGCCTGTTCCTGCGCGATCACGTGCGCACCCTGGCCGTGGAAGTGCTGGCCCTGCAAACGGCGCTGGTGGATCAGGCCGAGCAGCACGTCGAAAGCATCTGCCCCGGTTTCACCCACTTGCAGCAGGCGCAACCGATCGTGTTCGCCCATCACCTGCTGGCCCACGCCCAATCGATGTTGCGTGACGTGCAGCGTCTGGTGGACTGGGACGCACGCACTTCGCTGTCGCCCCTCGGTGCTGCGGCCATGGCCGGTTCCGCCATCGCTCGCCAGCCGCAGCAATCGGCCAAGGAAATGGGCTACGCCGGGGTTTGCGAAAACTCCATCGACGCCGTGGCCAGCCGCGATCACGTCGCCGAATTCCTGTTCATCGCCAGCATGCTCGGGATCAATATCTCGCGTCTGGCCGAAGAGTTCTGCCTGTGGTCGTCGCGCCAGTTCCGCTGGGTCGATCTGGATGACGCCTACGCCACCGGCAGCTCGATCATGCCGCAGAAGAAAAACCCCGACATCGCCGAACTGGCCCGGGGCAAGGCTGGTCGCCTGATCGGCAACCTGACCGGCCTGCTCTCGACGCTCAAATCCCTGCCGCTGTCGTACAACCGCGACCTGAGCGAAGACAAGAACGGCGTGCTCGACAGTGTCGACACTCTGCTGCTGGTGCTGCCGGCCATGGCCGGAATGGTTGCGACCATGACCGTCAACGTCGAGGAATTGCGGCGTCAGGCGCCGCTGGGTTTCACCCTCGCCACCGAAGTCGCCGACTGGCTGGCGGTGCGCGGTGTGCCGTTCAAGGAAGCCCACGAAATGACCGGAGCGCTGGTGCAAGCCTGCGAAAAACACGACCTCGAATTGTGGGAAGCCTCGCCGGCATTGCTGGCCGAGATCGACCCGCGCCTCACGGCAGACGTGCGTGACAGCCTGACCCTGGAAGCCGCCATCGCTGCCCGCAGCGGTTGGGGCGGCACCGCGCCGCAACAGGTGCGCGAGCAGATCAGCCGCTTGAAAACCGCCCTCGCCGCGCAGCAACAGTGGACCGAAAACTACCAGGGCTTCCGCCTCTGA
- a CDS encoding GNAT family N-acetyltransferase: protein MTFTVRLALAADAIALPAIERSATALFRLDPSLAWLADAAVPQASAHLAAIERDELWVAENNDGQLAGFLRAVTVDQQLHIEELSVSQHFQGRGVGRKLLLSAIEQARLWQLRAVTLTTFRDLAWNAPFYQRMGFALLNAEDCDARLNQVLRNEIAHGLPGERRCAMRLVLTPSP from the coding sequence ATGACCTTTACCGTGCGACTGGCCCTGGCAGCCGATGCCATCGCCCTCCCCGCCATCGAGCGTTCGGCCACCGCGCTGTTTCGCCTCGACCCGTCACTGGCCTGGCTGGCAGATGCCGCTGTGCCGCAGGCCTCGGCGCATTTAGCGGCCATTGAACGGGACGAACTGTGGGTGGCGGAAAACAACGACGGGCAACTTGCAGGTTTTTTAAGGGCGGTGACTGTCGATCAACAGTTGCACATTGAGGAACTGTCCGTCAGCCAACACTTTCAAGGTCGGGGCGTCGGTCGCAAGTTGCTGTTGTCGGCGATTGAACAAGCGCGTCTGTGGCAACTTCGGGCGGTGACGCTGACGACGTTTCGCGACCTTGCATGGAATGCGCCGTTCTATCAGCGCATGGGTTTTGCGCTATTGAACGCCGAAGACTGCGACGCGCGCCTGAACCAAGTATTGCGCAATGAAATCGCTCACGGATTGCCCGGCGAGCGACGTTGCGCCATGCGCCTGGTGCTCACGCCGTCGCCTTGA
- a CDS encoding MmgE/PrpD family protein produces MTERMQRLAQFCVETRFEDLPPALVEQAKRHILDTFGAALAGADSAVALQARQVFGAEPGTALVWGTTLGVGAGHAALLNGIAAHALELDDTGGCDHSGAVVLPAVMAALSLVDRPVDGREFITATVIGYEIGRRVLEACGSYSAHNGAGWHSTATCGVFGAAAACARIFALDLGQTVSALGIAGSFSGGLWAFIHDGSQSKKLHSGRAAEGGLLAARFAREGVSGPSMLFEDVWGGFLKTLAPGSAQPDALNADLRRVWKLARCSIKPYAACRGTHSAIDALGLLLEQLQVGADQVEDVQVSLCGFLLDMCGGRDTRSLAAAQMSLPYALAVRLVHGHCRLEAYDEQPRNDPRIAHWLTRIRLEVDERLSEDGEPVVVVRTRDGREASLCVEVPLGAPGNPLSEAALEEKFFSLALRVISPLKAEPLFAQLRQLQTLDSVRDLEHLLTE; encoded by the coding sequence ATGACGGAACGCATGCAGCGGCTGGCGCAGTTTTGCGTCGAGACCCGGTTTGAAGACCTGCCGCCGGCGTTGGTGGAACAGGCCAAACGGCACATTCTCGACACCTTCGGCGCAGCACTGGCCGGGGCCGACAGTGCGGTAGCGCTTCAGGCACGGCAGGTGTTCGGCGCCGAACCGGGCACCGCACTGGTCTGGGGTACAACACTGGGCGTCGGTGCGGGGCACGCCGCATTGCTCAACGGTATCGCCGCCCACGCGCTGGAACTGGACGACACCGGCGGTTGCGACCACTCCGGCGCGGTGGTGTTGCCGGCAGTGATGGCGGCGCTATCGCTGGTGGATCGGCCGGTAGACGGTCGCGAGTTCATCACCGCTACGGTGATCGGCTACGAAATCGGCCGGCGCGTGCTGGAAGCCTGCGGCAGTTATTCGGCGCACAACGGCGCCGGCTGGCATTCCACCGCCACCTGCGGCGTGTTCGGCGCGGCGGCGGCCTGTGCGCGGATCTTTGCGCTGGATCTCGGGCAAACCGTGTCGGCGCTCGGCATCGCCGGCAGTTTCAGCGGTGGGTTGTGGGCGTTCATCCATGACGGTTCGCAAAGCAAGAAACTGCACAGCGGTCGTGCGGCCGAGGGCGGTTTGCTCGCGGCGCGTTTTGCTCGCGAAGGTGTCAGTGGGCCGTCGATGTTGTTCGAGGATGTCTGGGGTGGTTTTCTTAAAACCCTCGCGCCGGGCAGTGCGCAGCCGGATGCGCTGAATGCTGATTTGCGACGGGTCTGGAAACTCGCGCGCTGTTCGATCAAACCCTATGCCGCGTGTCGTGGCACTCATTCGGCCATCGATGCGCTCGGTTTGTTGCTGGAGCAATTACAGGTCGGCGCGGATCAGGTGGAAGACGTCCAGGTGAGTTTGTGCGGGTTTCTGCTCGACATGTGCGGCGGTCGCGACACCCGAAGTCTGGCCGCTGCGCAGATGAGCCTGCCCTACGCCCTCGCCGTGCGACTGGTACACGGTCATTGCCGGTTGGAGGCTTATGACGAACAGCCACGCAACGATCCGCGCATTGCCCACTGGCTGACGCGCATTCGCCTTGAAGTGGATGAGCGACTGTCGGAGGATGGCGAGCCGGTAGTCGTCGTTCGAACCCGCGACGGGCGCGAAGCAAGCCTGTGTGTCGAGGTGCCGCTGGGCGCGCCGGGTAATCCGCTGAGTGAGGCGGCGCTGGAGGAAAAGTTTTTCAGTCTGGCGTTGCGGGTGATTTCACCGCTCAAGGCCGAGCCGCTATTTGCGCAGCTACGACAGCTGCAAACGCTGGATTCCGTGCGCGATCTCGAGCACCTGTTAACCGAATAA
- a CDS encoding polysaccharide deacetylase family protein, translating into MLSSPQPAWPDQHKACLALAFDLDGPTGDAMLNNSIWHKPEYFGFGGYGPYRALPRLLDLLDTFKIPTTFFVPAWVVENWPKQCQAIVERGHEVAYHGYKHESFYALTLDQQQAVMNKSRDVFWQYLHIRAEGFRTPSGDWRAETPAMLADNGVIYSSSMRGDDRPYLVNVPGHDTPLVEIPGRWEMDDYASLAYTRAPNFPSGLDRTASYELTLDNWQREYDGAMDEGLCLTTLFHPKITGKPGRILLLEKLFQHMRQREDVWFATCRDVARWWLKEHHHG; encoded by the coding sequence ATGCTCAGTTCACCCCAACCCGCCTGGCCCGACCAGCACAAAGCCTGCCTGGCCCTGGCCTTCGACCTCGACGGCCCGACCGGCGATGCCATGCTCAACAACTCGATCTGGCACAAACCCGAGTATTTCGGCTTCGGCGGCTACGGCCCTTACCGCGCCCTGCCGCGCCTGCTGGATCTGCTCGACACCTTCAAGATCCCGACCACCTTCTTCGTCCCCGCGTGGGTCGTGGAAAACTGGCCGAAACAATGCCAGGCCATCGTCGAACGCGGCCATGAAGTCGCCTACCACGGCTACAAGCACGAATCCTTCTACGCCCTGACGCTGGATCAGCAGCAGGCCGTGATGAACAAATCCCGCGACGTCTTCTGGCAATACCTGCACATCCGCGCCGAGGGCTTTCGCACGCCGTCCGGCGACTGGCGCGCCGAAACCCCGGCGATGCTGGCCGACAACGGCGTGATCTATTCCAGCAGCATGCGCGGCGACGATCGCCCGTATCTGGTCAACGTCCCCGGCCACGACACGCCGCTGGTGGAAATTCCCGGCCGCTGGGAAATGGACGACTACGCCTCCCTCGCCTACACCCGCGCACCGAACTTTCCGTCCGGGCTCGACCGCACCGCCAGCTACGAGCTGACCCTCGACAACTGGCAGCGCGAGTACGACGGCGCGATGGACGAAGGCCTGTGCCTGACCACCCTGTTCCACCCGAAAATCACTGGCAAACCGGGACGCATCCTGTTGCTGGAGAAACTCTTCCAACACATGCGCCAGCGCGAAGACGTGTGGTTTGCCACCTGCCGCGACGTCGCACGCTGGTGGCTGAAGGAGCATCACCATGGCTGA
- a CDS encoding ABC transporter substrate-binding protein produces MKNFVIPAVLTSLMSCGFAVAADLPASIKEKGEIVVAIMPNYPPMDFKDPATNKLTGLDYDLGNALAERLGVKIKWQETGFEQMINALTTERVDMVLSGMTDTAERQASVTFVDYFTSGPQFYTLQKNTATNEIIDLCGKKVGTSRRTTFPSEIAEWSKANCEAAGKPAINVVGTEGSADARAQLRQSRIDAAMQGSETLSYLKTQEKDMYKTVGQPISVQFTGLGVSKKKPELSEAVKVALQSMVDDGSYGAILKKWDLELGAIKEVTINAGK; encoded by the coding sequence ATGAAGAACTTCGTCATTCCAGCAGTACTCACCTCCCTCATGTCTTGCGGTTTCGCCGTGGCCGCCGACTTGCCGGCCAGCATCAAGGAGAAAGGCGAGATCGTCGTCGCGATCATGCCCAACTATCCGCCGATGGATTTCAAGGACCCGGCCACCAACAAGCTCACCGGCCTTGACTACGACCTGGGCAACGCCCTGGCCGAACGCCTCGGGGTCAAGATCAAGTGGCAGGAGACCGGCTTCGAGCAAATGATCAACGCCCTGACCACCGAACGCGTGGACATGGTCCTGTCGGGCATGACCGACACCGCCGAGCGTCAGGCCAGCGTGACCTTCGTCGACTACTTCACCAGCGGCCCGCAGTTCTACACCTTGCAGAAAAACACCGCGACCAACGAGATCATCGACCTGTGCGGCAAGAAAGTCGGCACCAGCCGCCGCACCACCTTCCCGTCGGAAATTGCCGAGTGGAGCAAGGCCAACTGTGAAGCGGCCGGCAAGCCTGCGATCAACGTGGTCGGCACTGAAGGCTCGGCCGACGCCCGCGCCCAACTGCGCCAGAGCCGCATTGATGCGGCGATGCAGGGCAGCGAAACCCTGTCGTACCTCAAGACCCAGGAAAAGGACATGTACAAAACGGTCGGCCAACCGATCTCCGTGCAGTTCACCGGGCTGGGAGTGAGCAAGAAGAAGCCTGAGCTGAGTGAAGCCGTGAAAGTGGCGCTGCAGAGCATGGTGGATGACGGCAGCTATGGCGCGATTCTGAAGAAGTGGGATCTGGAATTGGGTGCGATCAAGGAAGTGACCATTAACGCGGGCAAGTAA
- a CDS encoding amino acid ABC transporter ATP-binding protein, producing the protein MRSIVKAVSLNKYYDQYHALKDINIEVEQGEVLCIIGPSGSGKSTLLRCVNQLEKIDKGGLWVDGELVGYRVVGHKLHELNESQIARQRLATGMVFQRFNLFPHMTVLQNIIEGPCQVLKRSPKEAHEEALELLARVGLADKRNSYPIELSGGQQQRVAIARALAMRPKLMLFDEPTSALDPELVGEVLSVMRDLAQTGMTMIVVTHELGFAREVSNRMVFMDDGQIVEAGSPEEILISPQNPRTQSFISAVRT; encoded by the coding sequence ATGAGAAGCATCGTCAAGGCCGTGAGCCTGAACAAATATTACGACCAGTACCACGCGCTCAAGGACATCAACATCGAGGTCGAGCAAGGCGAAGTGCTGTGCATCATCGGCCCGTCCGGCTCGGGCAAGAGCACCCTGCTGCGCTGCGTCAATCAGCTGGAAAAGATCGACAAGGGCGGCCTCTGGGTCGACGGCGAACTGGTCGGCTACCGCGTCGTCGGGCACAAGCTGCACGAACTCAACGAGTCGCAGATAGCTCGCCAGCGCCTGGCCACCGGCATGGTGTTCCAGCGCTTCAATCTGTTTCCGCACATGACTGTGCTGCAAAACATCATCGAGGGCCCGTGTCAGGTGCTCAAGCGTTCGCCCAAGGAGGCGCACGAAGAAGCCCTGGAACTGCTGGCCCGGGTCGGCCTGGCCGACAAACGCAACAGCTACCCGATTGAACTCTCGGGCGGTCAGCAGCAACGGGTGGCGATTGCCCGAGCCCTGGCCATGCGACCCAAGCTGATGCTGTTCGATGAACCTACTTCGGCACTCGACCCGGAACTGGTCGGTGAGGTGCTGTCGGTGATGCGCGACCTGGCGCAGACCGGCATGACCATGATCGTCGTCACCCATGAACTGGGCTTCGCCCGGGAGGTTTCCAACCGCATGGTGTTCATGGACGACGGGCAGATCGTGGAGGCTGGAAGCCCCGAAGAAATACTAATAAGTCCGCAAAACCCGCGCACCCAAAGCTTCATTTCTGCCGTTCGAACCTGA
- a CDS encoding amino acid ABC transporter permease: protein MSQTQAERLQAERKLAENQFDITQYQHVPRRYYGRIFFATVIVIAIIGLVRAFAEGKIEWSYIGQFLTSEAIMWGLFNTIIMAVLAMALGIVFGVITAIMRMSANPILRYVAVTYTWLFRGTPLILQLLLWFNLALIFPTIGIPGLFQLDTVSLMTPFVAALLGLSINQGAYTAEVVRAGLLSVDTGQYEAAKSIGMPRLQALRRIILPQAMRIIIPPVGNEFIGMVKMTSLASVIQYSELLYNAQNIYYANARVMELLIVAGIWYLATVTVLSFGQSRLERRFARGAGKRS, encoded by the coding sequence ATGAGCCAGACTCAGGCAGAACGACTCCAGGCGGAGCGCAAACTGGCGGAAAACCAGTTCGACATTACCCAGTACCAACACGTGCCACGGCGTTATTACGGGCGGATTTTCTTCGCCACCGTGATCGTCATCGCCATCATCGGCCTGGTGCGGGCCTTCGCCGAAGGCAAGATCGAATGGTCGTACATCGGCCAGTTCCTCACCTCCGAAGCGATCATGTGGGGCCTGTTCAACACGATCATCATGGCCGTGCTGGCCATGGCGCTGGGCATCGTGTTCGGGGTCATCACCGCCATCATGCGCATGTCGGCCAACCCGATCCTGCGCTACGTGGCAGTGACCTACACCTGGCTGTTTCGCGGTACGCCGCTGATTCTGCAACTGCTGTTGTGGTTCAACCTGGCGCTGATCTTCCCCACCATCGGCATTCCCGGCCTGTTCCAGCTCGACACCGTGAGCCTGATGACGCCGTTCGTGGCCGCCCTGCTCGGCTTGAGCATCAACCAGGGCGCCTACACCGCTGAAGTGGTACGCGCCGGCCTGCTGTCGGTGGACACCGGCCAGTACGAAGCGGCCAAGTCGATCGGCATGCCACGCCTGCAAGCGCTGCGCCGGATCATCTTGCCCCAGGCCATGCGAATCATCATTCCGCCGGTCGGCAACGAATTTATCGGCATGGTGAAAATGACCTCGCTGGCGAGCGTGATCCAGTACTCGGAACTGCTCTACAACGCCCAGAACATCTACTACGCCAACGCCCGGGTCATGGAGCTGCTGATCGTCGCCGGTATCTGGTACCTGGCCACCGTCACCGTCCTGTCCTTTGGTCAAAGCCGTCTGGAGCGTCGTTTCGCTCGCGGCGCCGGCAAGCGTTCTTGA
- a CDS encoding LysR family transcriptional regulator, whose protein sequence is METPLSNSGNPPVKTAHRAPLALSGLDFKLLKVFKAVVEAGGFSAAQNELNVGLAAISKQISDLEIRIGMRLCTRGREGFHLTEEGRLVYQASIDLFASVDNFRDRLSSAQNELIGDLGVGVIDNTISDDNSPLVAALRKINEHSPKVRFQLQATQLDEVERGVVEGRLVAGIVPVYQKREEFDYYPLYEERSQAYCAVGHPLFDLPADQIGGNVLQDYECINHRYAIHRDKLNFARYDSYSASATQVEAVALLIKTGRFVGFLPQHYAATLVAAGQFRAVCPELIHFDTPFNLILRHNTVRSPLVKAFAQALGVDLKATA, encoded by the coding sequence ATGGAAACCCCACTTTCCAATTCCGGAAACCCACCGGTCAAAACCGCTCACCGGGCACCTTTGGCCCTCAGCGGACTGGATTTCAAACTGCTCAAGGTGTTCAAGGCGGTGGTCGAGGCCGGCGGCTTCAGCGCGGCGCAAAACGAGCTGAACGTGGGCTTGGCGGCGATCAGCAAGCAGATCTCCGACCTGGAAATCCGCATCGGCATGCGCCTGTGTACCCGGGGGCGCGAAGGGTTTCACCTGACCGAAGAGGGGCGTCTGGTGTATCAGGCGTCGATTGACTTGTTTGCCTCGGTCGACAACTTTCGTGACCGGCTTAGTTCAGCGCAGAACGAACTTATCGGTGATCTGGGAGTGGGGGTGATCGACAATACGATCAGCGACGATAATTCGCCGTTAGTTGCCGCACTTAGAAAGATAAATGAACACTCGCCGAAAGTAAGGTTTCAACTTCAGGCGACCCAGTTGGATGAAGTTGAAAGAGGCGTAGTGGAAGGCCGCTTAGTGGCCGGAATCGTTCCGGTATATCAAAAGCGCGAAGAATTCGATTATTACCCGCTCTATGAAGAACGCTCGCAGGCTTACTGCGCCGTCGGCCACCCGTTGTTCGACCTGCCGGCAGACCAGATAGGCGGCAACGTGCTGCAGGATTACGAGTGCATCAACCACCGCTATGCGATCCATCGCGACAAGCTCAACTTTGCCCGCTACGACAGTTATTCCGCCTCGGCGACCCAGGTCGAAGCGGTGGCGTTGTTGATCAAGACCGGGCGTTTCGTGGGCTTTCTGCCCCAGCATTACGCCGCCACGCTGGTGGCCGCCGGGCAGTTTCGCGCGGTGTGCCCGGAGCTGATCCACTTCGACACGCCGTTCAATCTGATCCTGCGACACAACACCGTGCGCAGCCCGTTGGTCAAGGCGTTTGCCCAGGCGCTGGGGGTTGATCTCAAGGCGACGGCGTGA